The sequence below is a genomic window from Nitrobacter winogradskyi Nb-255.
CGGCGCGATCTCCGAGACGACCGCGACCGATGGCGATCTCGTCATCGAGACCAATTTCCGGCTGTCGCTGCGATTGCTCGACTGGTGCGCCGGGACCGCGACGCCTTTCATCTATGCCTCGTCGGCATCGACTTACGGCGACGGCGCGCAGGGCTTTCGCGACGATCAATCGTTGGCCGCGTTGCGCGCGCTACGGCCGATGAATCTCTACGGCTGGAGCAAGCACCTGTTCGACATGGCCGTCGTGGGCCGCGCCGCCCAAGGCGGTGCTTTGCCGCCGCAATGGGCCGGCCTGAAGTTCTTCAACGTGTTCGGACCGAATGAGTATCACAAAGGCTCCATGATGAGCGTGCTGACGCGTCGTTTCGACGACGTCAAGGCGGGTCGTCCTGTGCAGTTGTTCAAGTCGCATCGGGGGGGCATCGCCGACGGCGATCAGCGCCGGGACTTCATCTACGTCGACGACGTCGTCCGCGTGATGATGTGGCTGCTGGCCACGCCTTCCGTGAGCGGCCTTTTCAATGTAGGAACCGGCAAGGCCCGTAGTTTTCGCGACCTGATGACGGCGGCCTATGCTTCGCTCGGCGCAAGGCCGAACATCGAATATATCGATATGCCCGAACAGATTCGCGGCGCTTACCAGTACTTTACGCAGGCCGATGTCGCCCGCTTGCAAGGCGCGGGCTATAACGGCGGCTTCACGCCTCTGGAAGAAGCCGTGGATGCCTATGTCAAAGGCTATCTCGATCGCGACGATCGCTTTCGCTGATGCGCTGGAGCATGATCCCGGAAAGTCGAACCGGTTGTCGGATAAGATCGTGCTCGACCGAAGGACAGGGCCTGGGACGGGTTCAACGCGATTGGACCAGACTGCCAGAGCCTTTCCGCTTCTGTTTGAATCAGAAGCGGGGTTCTATGATATTGTTTTGACGCGTTTTCTTCACGCGAACAGGTCATCCACTTCGCTCGAAAACGCTCTAGCAACGAGTGAAGGGTTTGATGATCGATTTTGACGGCTTGTCTAATGCGTTTTCCGGCCAGACGGTGCTCTGTGTCGGCGACCTGATGCTCGACGAGTTCGTGTACGGCGAAATTTCGCGGATTTCGCCGGAGGCTCCGGCCCCGGTCATCGCGGTTCAGCGAAGCGAAACCAACGTCGGCGGGGCCGGCAATGTGGCGCGCAACATCGCCGCGCTCGGCGCGCGCTGCATCTTCGTCGGATTGGCCGGAGAGGATGACGCGGGCGCGAGGCTGCGGGACACGCTTTCGCGGGAACGCCTGATCGAGCCGTTGTTGATTTCAGATCCGGCGCGCTCGACGACGCGCAAGGTGCGTTTCGTTTCGGAGCATTTTTCGACCCACATGCTGCGCGCGGATTGGGAAACGCTTGCTCCGGCGTCGGGGGAGGTGGAGCAGGCCCTGATCGATGCGATTCTGCCGCAACTGCCATGCGCCGACATCGTATTGTTGTCCGACTATGCCAAGGGAGTGCTGACCACGCGGGTGATCCGCAGCGTCATCGACGGCGCGCGCCGGTTGGGCAAGCGCGTGATCGTCGATCCGAAGAGCGCCGATTTCGGCATCTATCGCGGCGCGACGCTCCTCACGCCAAACAGCAAGGAATTCACGGACGCAACCGGTCGCCGCGCGGATGATCAGGCAAGCCTTGCGAAGGCTGCGCGAGACCTGATGCGGATCGCGGAATGCGAAGCCTTGCTGGTGACGCAAAGCGAGCGCGGCATGACGCTCGTGCCGGGCGAGGGCGAGGTCATTCATGTTCCCGCTCACACCGTCAAGGTCCGCGATGTGACGGGCGCCGGCGACACCGTCGTCGCCACGCTCGCGGTTTCGCTCGCGGCGGGCGCGGACTGGGAAGCCGCGTTGCGGACGGCGAGCGCGGCGGCCGCCGTCGCTGTCGCCAAGAGTGGCACCGCGATCGTCACGCTCGCGGAACTGCGCCGCAATATCCTGCCGCCGGCCTCCCTGGCCGCCGAGGAGAAGATCGCGCGATCGGCAGGCGACCTTGATCAACACCTGACGGCATGGCGTGAACAGGGTCTGCGGATCGGCTTCACCAATGGCTGCTTCGATATCCTGCATCCCGGCCACGTCAAGGTGCTGACCGGCGCGCGGGCTGCGTGCGATCGGCTGATTGTCGGATTGAACAGCGATGCGTCCGTGAAGCGGCTGAAGGGCGAGGGCCGTCCGATCCAGAACGAGCGCGCGCGCGCGGAAGTGCTTGCCGCGCTCGAAGCCGTCGATCTCGTCGCGATCTTCGAGGAAGACACGCCGCTGAACCTGATCGGGCGAATCCAGCCGAACGTGCTCGTCAAGGGCGGGGATTATTCTCTTGAGCAAGTCGTCGGTCAGGAGCTAGTGACTGCACGAGGCGGCGAGGTTATTCTGATCGACATCCTGCAAGGATTCAGCACGACATCGCTGGTGAAGCGCGCCGGAGGGGCATGATCGATCGTGTTCGACCGGCGCTTCCCCGTATCCCAATGACTTTCCGCCTCTGACGATCTGGACGACGTATGAACCTCCGCCGAAAATTCACGCTCCGAAACGCCCTGATTGCGCTGCATGACCTGGTGGCGGTCGTGGCCGCTCTGTTTGTGAGCTGCTATTTCCGTTTTGAGTATTCCGCCTTTACCGCTCGTCTGCCGTTGCTGATCGAGGTGCTGCCCTACTTTCTGGCCGTCGCCGCGATTGTTTTGTATGTTTTCCATCTGACCACGGCAAAATGGCGATTTTTTTCGCTTCTGGATGCCCTCAATATCGTCAAGGCCTCGACGCTTCTTGCGCTTGTCATTCTGGTCTTCGACTATGTCGTCATCGCGCCGGAGTTTTACGGTGCGTTCTTCCTCGGAAAAAAGACGATCATCCTCTACTGGCTGTTGCAGATTCTTCTTCTGGCGGCCACGCGCTCCACCTATCGATACTTCCGCTACAGGCGGACTCTGGTTCACGTAAAGGCCGATGACGCGACGCCTGCGATCGTGGTCGGCCGCGCCGCGGATGCCGAGATACTTTTCCGCTCGGTCGAGAGCGGAGCGGTGAAGCAGTTGCGTCCGGTCGGCCTGCTGTCGCCGTCGCCGGCCGATATCGGCCAGACGATACGCGGCGTTTCAGTCTTGGGCGGAGTGGACGAACTCGAGGAGGTGATAGCTGATATCGCGGAGCGGCAGGAGCCGATCAAGCGCATCATCATGACGCCTTCAGCGTTCGAACCGGATGCCCGGCCCGAAGCGATTCTCGCCCACGGCCGCAGACTTGGACTCAAGGTAAGCCGGTTGCCCTCGCTCGGGGAGGGAGGGGAGATTCCGCGCCTCACGCCGGTCGCCGTTGAAGACCTTCTGCTGCGCCCAAGCCGCACTATCGACTATGAGCGGCTCGAAGGATTGATCAAGAACAAGTCGGTTGTCGTGACCGGCGGCGGCGGATCGATCGGATCCGAAATCTGCAAACGCGTCGTGACGTTCGGCGCGAGCCGCCTGCTGATCGTCGAGAATTCCGAACCGGCGCTCTACGCGATCGTGGAGGAACTCGCCGCCTCCAGCCGGGCCGCCGTGGTGGAAGGTCGTGTTGCCGACATTCGCGATCGCGAGCGGCTGATGCGTTTGATGAACGAATTCAAGCCTGATATCGTGTTTCATGCGGCTGCGCTCAAGCATGTTCCCATTCTCGAACGGGACTGGGACGAGGGCGTCAAGACCAACATTTTCGGTTCAGTCAACGTCGCCGATGCAGCGCTGGCATCGGGCGCCGAGTCCATGGTGATGATCTCCACCGACAAGGCGATCGAACCGGTGTCGATGCTCGGGCTGACCAAACGTTTCGCGGAGATGTATTGTCAGGCGCTGGATCGCGATCTGGCGGTGCGGGCGGCCGGCAAGGTTCCGATGCGGCTGATTTCGGTTCGTTTCGGCAACGTGCTGGCGTCGAACGGGTCGGTGGTGCCGAAGTTCAAGGCGCAGATCGAGGCGGGCGGTCCGGTGACCGTCACGCATCCGGACATGGTTCGCTACTTCATGACGATCCGCGAAGCCTGCGATCTCGTCATTACCGCGGCGAGCCATGCGGCGATGCCGGAAAGACATGACGTATCCGTGTATGTCCTGAACATGGGCCAGCCGGTGAAGATCATCGATCTTGCCGAACGCATGATCAGCCTGTCCGGCTTGCAGCCTCACCGCGACATCGAGATTGTCTTTACCGGGGTTCGGCCCGGCGAACGAATGAACGAAATCTTGTTCGCCAGCGAGGAGCCGACGATCGAGATCGGCTTACCGGGGATCCTGGCGGCAAAGCCGAACGAGCCGCCGATGGAGACGATCCGTGAGTGGATCGCGGTGCTCAAGGAAGCCGTCGCGAGCGACAACAAGCTGGCGATCCGCTCGATCCTGAAAGACGCCGTGCCGGAGTTCGGCGGGCAGCCCGCGCAAACATCGCCTCTTGCGCCCGATATGCCGCGATGAATCGCGGCGTCATTCGGTGCTCTCGACTGCGATCGATCCTTTCCGGCTCCTTTCGGCGCTGAAAATCCAGACGAGTCCCCCGAGCGCGCCGACGACCAGAAAAACCGCGCCGTATAACAGGGAGACATTGACGCCCTCGCCGGTCGCAAGCCCGGCATATCCGAACGTCAGGGCCATGGACGCCTCGCGCACGCCCCATCCGGCGATCGAGATCGGCAGCATCGTGATCAGCATGACCGGTGGCACAAGCAGGAAAATCTCGCTGAAAAGGACGGGCGCGGCGATCGCCTTCACCACGCACCATGCGATCACCACGGCGAGAAAATGGATGAGCAGCGACAGAAACGTAATTTTCGGCCAGCGTTCTCGGTTGAAGATGGCGCGGTTGGTGATGACCGAGCAGGTGCGAAGATGGTGAACGGCGCGGATACGTCCGAGCCAGCGCCAGTGCAACCTGCCGAGGAGCAGGAAGCCGCCCGCGGCCGCGAGCGCAACAAGATCGACGAACAGCAGCGCCAGCCGGCCTTGGGGGTCGTTGATCAAGCGTAAACTCCAGGGCAGGCTCGCGGCGATCAGCAGGCCGAGCGCGACCAGGCCGATCGCGCGGTCGACGAAGACCGAATAGGCCGCCGCCCGCCAACCGGCCGGGCCACGTCCGACCAGCCAGAGCCGCATGGCGTCGCCGCCGATCGACGAAGGCAGGGTCTGGTTGAAGAACGAGCCGATCATGCAATAGCGCACCGCCTGCGCGACCGAGAGGCTGGCGCCGCAGTCGGCGCTGATCTCCCGCCACCGCAGGGCGCTGGCGAACACCTGCGACAGCGTGGCGGCAATGGCGAGCGCAATCCAGACGGCGCTGGTGAAGCCAAGGCGAGAGAGCAGGTCGGAAATGTCGACCTTGCGGAGCGCAAGGTAAAGCAAGGCAGCCGAAATCAGTATTTTTGCCGTTGAAAGCAGAATCTGGCGCATTGCGCTCGTCTGTGCCGCGGTTAAGTTGGCCATCGGGCTCTTCGGGACAATGGAGCTCCCATCTTGGTATGGTTTTGGGTTGCCTCTGGCAACAGTGGCGCGCGGCAGGGTATTGCGGTCCCGCGATACCGTCGATAACGAGGCTCTCGGATTTTGATTTGACGCGTTTTCTTCACGCGGCCGGTACCCACTTCGGTCGAAAACGCTATAACCTCGCGGGCCGCGCCTCACCTTTCCCGAGCGGTCACATCTCTTGAGGAACGAAATTCTTGAGGAACGAAATGCCGGATCATCCGATATTGGTTACCGGCGCGGCGGGCTTCATCGGGTTTCACGTCGCCGCCCGGCTCCTGAAACAGGGGCATCGGGTTGTCGGCATTGACAGTCTCAACGATTATTATGATCCCGCGCTCAAGGAGTGCCGGCTTGAGATCCTGCGCGGGGATTCGCGCTTCCGTTTCGTCAAGTCCGACCTGGCCGATCGCGAGGCGACGGCCGCCTTGTTCGCCGAACATCATCTTTCGGTCGTGCTCCATCTCGCCGCGCAGGCGGGGGTGCGATATTCGTTGCGGAATCCCCACGCCTACGTCGATTCCAACCTCACGGCGTTTGCAAACGTTCTCGAAGGCTGTCGGCACGCCTCCTGTCCGCACCTGCTCTTTGCGTCATCGTCCTCCGTCTACGGTGCGAACACAAAGCTTCCCTTTTCCGTTCATGACAATGTCGATCACCCGATCAGCCTCTATGCGGCGACGAAGAAGTCGAACGAATTGATGGCGCACGCCTACAGTCACCTCTACCGCGTTCCGACGACGGGATTGCGTTTTTTCACGGTCTATGGCCCCTGGTATCGTCCCGACATGGCGCTCTACAAGTTCGCCGATGCGATCGTGGGGGGGCAGCCGATCAAGCTGTTCAACCATGGCAACATGCAGCGGGATTTCACGTTCGTCGATGACGTGGTGGAAGCCGTTGTCCGCCTGATCGATCGCGCTCCACAGCCTCATGCAAGCTGGTCGGGCGATGCCTCGGATGCGGGGACCAGTTCGGCGCCATGGCGAATCTACAATATCGGCAACAACAAGCCGGCGGAGTTGATGGGCGTCGTCGCTCTTCTGGAGAAGGCGCTCGGACGATCCGCGCAAAAGGAATTGCTGCCGATGCAACCCGGCGACGTACAGGCGACGTTTGCGGACATCGATGACCTCGCCCGTGACGTCGGTTTCCGTCCCTCGACCTCGCTGGAAGATGGTATCCATCGTTTTGCCGACTGGTATTGTCGGTATCATCGGGTCAGTTGATGCGGCTGTCGGGGTTTTCATGATCCGATCGGGTGCTTTCGTCGGAAAGCTTGTGGTGTCCTTTGATCCAGGGTTCGCCTTTGATCCTGGGTTCGCATGGAAATGGCTGGATTAAGGGTCTGCGAACGTCGGAACCGGGATGGACAAATCAGCATGTGGAGATGGTGTTGTGAGTGAGCGTATCGTCCCGCTCATCATGTGCGGCGGCGCGGGGACCCGGCTGTGGCCAGCCTCGCGGGAGGGGCGTCCGAAGCAGTTTCTGCCGCTGTTCGGGCCGCGTTCGACGTTTCAGGATACGCTGAGGCGGGTTTCCGACCCCGTGCTGTTCGAACGGCCGATCGTGGTCACCAACGCCGCCTACCGGTTCATGGTTCTTGAGCAGCTTGCCGAGATCGGGCTCGAAGCGGACATCCTGCTGGAGCCGGCGCGCCGCGATTCTGGGCCGGCGATCGCCGCGGGAGCCGCCTTCGCGCAGATGCGCGACAGCGAGGCGGTCGTACTCGCGCTTGCGGCGGACCACGTTGTTCGCGACACCCAAGCGTTCGTCTCCGCCTGCCGCCAGGGTCTGGCTGCCGCCAATGGCGGCCGCATCGTGACCTTCGGCGTCCGGCCGCAGCGTCCGGCGACCGAATACGGTTATATCAACCCTGGTCCGGCGATTGCGGGTGAGGTGCGGGAGGTGACGACGTTTGTGGAAAAGCCCGATCCACAGACCGCCGCCGGCTACCTCGATGCGGGGTATCTCTGGAACAGCGGCAACTTCATGTTCCGTGCGGCGGTTCTGCTGGATGAATATCGCAACGTCGATCCGGACAGCGTCTCTGCTGCGACCGACGCGGTATCCCGTGCCGGCCGGGATCTGGGTTTCGTCATTCTTGATCCGGAGGCTTTCTCAAGGGCGCGGGCGATTTCGATCGATTACGCCGTCATGGAAAAGACCACTCGCGCCGCCGTGGTGCCGGTCGATTGCGGCTGGTCGGACGTCGGATCGTGGCATGCGGTTTGGGAGTTGTCGGACAAGGACGGGCAGGGCAATGCGGCGCAGGGGATCGCCGTGTTCGAGGATTCCCGCAACTGCAATGTCGCGACCGATAAGGCGCTGGTCGCGCTGGAAGGTGTCGACGATCTCGTCGTGGTCGCCACGCAGGATGCCGTGCTGGTGTCGCGCCAGAAGGACGCCAACGGGTTGAAACGCCTGGTTACGAAATTGAAGAGCCTGGCTCCACAGGTCACGGACGAACATCTGCGGGTCCACAGGCCCTGGGGCGCTTACCAGTCGATCGACAGGGGCGAGCGGCATCAGGTCAAGCGCATCACCGTGAAGGCCGGCGACCGGCTGTCGCTGCAAAAACATCACCATCGCTCGGAGCACTGGATCGTGGTGCGCGGCACGGCGAGGGTGACGGTCGATGATCTCGTCAAGATCGTGCACGAGAACGAATCGATCTATATCCCGATCGGAGCCGTCCACCGGTTGGAGAATCCGGGCAAGATTCCCTTGGAACTGATCGAAGTGCAGACCGGAAGTTACCTCGGCGACGACGATATCGTGCGGATCGAGGATGATTATCGGCGAAACTGAGCTACGGCCCGGGAGCCGAATCGGCTAATCTGTGGATACATTTTCCAGGCTATGTCCGGTCATCCAATCATCGTTCTACCGGTCAGAGTATCGTGTAATTCTTTGAATCAAAACGTGTTGGGATTGTTGCTCCTCTAATCGCCTCTGTCGTTATGGCGTGCTAGAGAGAGCGTGCGGTCGGGTTCGGGGGTGCTCAGGCTGTGGATTTTTGGGGTACCTGATGAGTTCGAAGGCGTCTGCACTGAAAACTGCTGCACTAAAGCCATCTGCATTGAAAACTGCAGCGTCCGAACGTGTGTTGCGCGTCGGCGTGATCGGCGCAGGCGTCATGGGTAGCAATCACGGCCGGGTGCTGGCCGGTCTTCCGGGCGTCAGGCTCATCGGCATCGTTGACCCCCTGCCGGGGCACCGGGCCCGCGCGGCCGAGATGATCGGGTGCCGAACTTTCGGAACGTTCGATGAACTGCTCGACGCGGGCGTCGACGCCGTGACCATCGCCGCGCCGACGCATCTTCATTGCGAACTCGCGCTGGCCTGTATCGCGCGCGGCGTTCATGTCCTGGTCGAGAAGCCGATCGCCTCGACGGTCGATGAGGGATACCAGATCGTCACGGCGGCGCGCCGGGCGGGCTTGACCCTGATGGTCGGCCATGTCGAGCGTTTCAACCCGGCGGTCGCCGCCATCAAGCAGGCGATCAGGGGTGAAGACATTCTCTCGATCGCGATCACGCGCGTCGGGCCGTTTCCGCCGCGCATGTCGAATGTCGGCGTCGTGATCGACCTCGCCGTGCATGACATCGACCTGATCCGCTGGTTCACCGAATCCGAGATCATCGACGTTCAGCCCCAGCTTTCCTGCGCGGTCGCCGAGCGGGAGGATATCGCGCTGCTTCAGTTCCGGACCGCATCCGGCGTTCTCGCGCACATCAATACGAACTGGCTGACGCCCTTCAAGGCCCGCAACGTCACGGTCGCAACCCGCGGCAAATATGTGATGGGCGATCTGCTGACCCGGCAGGTCACGGAATGTTTCGGTTTCCAGCCGGATGGCAGCTACTCCATGCGGCATCTTCCAGTCGGTCACGATGAACCGCTGCGGGCCGAACTGATCGCGTTCGTGGATGCGGTGCGCTCGGGCAAGGCCCCGGCCGTGGGCGGCGCGGAAGGCGTCGCCAGCCTCGAGATCGCGATCAAGTGCCTCCAGGATGAGCCTCCCGTCGCTCCGCCGGTGGAGACGGCGCGCCGCGCCGCCGGTTGATCATCCGGAGGACAGATGCAGCAACACATGCCTTCACCGGCGATTTCATTCATCGACATCGCCGAACAGCGCCGTCGTCTCGGCAAAAAAATTGACGACGCCATAGCGGGTGTGCTGACGCATTGTCAGTTCATCAACGGTCCGGAGGTCGCGCGTCTGGAGGCCGATCTTGCGGCCTTCAGCGGCGCGAAGCATGTGGTGGCCTGCGCGAGCGGCACCGATGCGCTGCTGATGGTGTTGCTGGCGAAGAAAGTCGGCCCCGGCGATGCGGTGATCTGTCCGACATTTACGTTCTGCGCGACCGGCGAGGTCGTGGCGCTGCTCGGGGCGACACCCGTGTTCGTCGATGTCGATGAGACAACCTTCAATATCGATATCGCTTCGCTCAAGAACGGCATCGCCGTCGCGAGAAGCCAGGGTCTCAGACCCCGGGCCATTATTCCGGTCGATCTGTTCGGCCAGCCCGCGGATCATGATGCGGTCGCGGCGGTCGCCGCGGCCGAGGGGCTGTTTGTTCTGGACGACGCCGCGCAGGGTTTTGGCGCGAGCTACAAAGGGCAGCGGCTGGGCAGGTTCGGGCTTGCGACCGCGACCAGTTTCTTCCCCGCCAAGCCGCTGGGCTGCTACGGCGACGGCGGCGCGATCTTCACCGACGATACTGATTTGGCCGAAACGTTGCGCAGCGTTCGCGTGCATGGTCAGGGGGCCGACAAGTACGATAACGTGCGGCTGGGTCTCACGGGCCGCATCGATACCATGCAGGCGGCGGTCCTGATCGAAAAGCTCAAGATATTTCCTGAGGAGATCGCAGCGCGGGATGCGGTTGCCAGGCGCTACAATGAAGGGCTCGGGCAGGTTGCGATCGTTCCTCGCGTGGCGCCGGATCGCACCTCGGTATGGGCGCAGTATACGATCCGGGCGCCGAACGGGCGACGCGACGCGCTGGCGTCGGCGCTGAAGGCGCAGGGCATTCCGACCGCGATCTATTATTTGAGGTCGCTGCATCAACAGACCGCTTACCGGAGTTTCCCGGTCGCAGGCGGGGGTCTTGCAGTCAGCGAAAGGCTTTCGACCGAAGTGATCAGCCTGCCGATGCACCCCTATCTCGATGAATCAACTCAAGGCCGGATCATCGAGGCCGTGCGCGCCGCGCTTGCGAGCTGATTTCGGCATTTTGCGCGGCAGGGCTATCCTGTAGAAACGCCGGATGCTTGGGCGCATTTTCACCGTCGGCGGATATACGTTGCTCTCGCGGCTCACGGGGTTTGCGCGCGACATCATGCTCGCGGCGATTCTTGGCGCGGGGCCGGTCGCGGATGCTTTCTTCGTGGCGCTGCGATTGCCCAATCATTTCCGGGCGATTTTCGCAGAAGGCGCTTTCAACGCCGCGTTCGTGCCCGCTTACGCGCATGTCTCCGGCGGTGGCCCGGCTTCAGCGAAACTGTTCGCCAGCCGCATCTTCACGCTGCTGTTGCTGTCGCAGATGGTCCTGCTGGCGATCGCCTGGCTGTTCATGCCGCAGGTCATAGCGCTGCTCGCGCCCGGTTTCGTTGATGACCCGGCTCGCGGCGAACTCGCCGTTTCGCTGACGCGGATCACCTTTCCCTATCTGCTGCTGATCACGCTGGTGACGCTGTATGGCGGGATGCTGAACGTCATGCACCGCTTCGCCAGTGCTGCGGCCGCTCCGATCCTGCTCAACCTGTCGATGATGATGGCCTTGGCGCTGGCGGCCTTCTTTCCGAGCGCCGGGCACGCGGCGGCCTGGGGTGTGCTGCTCTCCGGGGTC
It includes:
- a CDS encoding mannose-1-phosphate guanylyltransferase/mannose-6-phosphate isomerase: MDKSACGDGVVSERIVPLIMCGGAGTRLWPASREGRPKQFLPLFGPRSTFQDTLRRVSDPVLFERPIVVTNAAYRFMVLEQLAEIGLEADILLEPARRDSGPAIAAGAAFAQMRDSEAVVLALAADHVVRDTQAFVSACRQGLAAANGGRIVTFGVRPQRPATEYGYINPGPAIAGEVREVTTFVEKPDPQTAAGYLDAGYLWNSGNFMFRAAVLLDEYRNVDPDSVSAATDAVSRAGRDLGFVILDPEAFSRARAISIDYAVMEKTTRAAVVPVDCGWSDVGSWHAVWELSDKDGQGNAAQGIAVFEDSRNCNVATDKALVALEGVDDLVVVATQDAVLVSRQKDANGLKRLVTKLKSLAPQVTDEHLRVHRPWGAYQSIDRGERHQVKRITVKAGDRLSLQKHHHRSEHWIVVRGTARVTVDDLVKIVHENESIYIPIGAVHRLENPGKIPLELIEVQTGSYLGDDDIVRIEDDYRRN
- a CDS encoding Gfo/Idh/MocA family protein yields the protein MSSKASALKTAALKPSALKTAASERVLRVGVIGAGVMGSNHGRVLAGLPGVRLIGIVDPLPGHRARAAEMIGCRTFGTFDELLDAGVDAVTIAAPTHLHCELALACIARGVHVLVEKPIASTVDEGYQIVTAARRAGLTLMVGHVERFNPAVAAIKQAIRGEDILSIAITRVGPFPPRMSNVGVVIDLAVHDIDLIRWFTESEIIDVQPQLSCAVAEREDIALLQFRTASGVLAHINTNWLTPFKARNVTVATRGKYVMGDLLTRQVTECFGFQPDGSYSMRHLPVGHDEPLRAELIAFVDAVRSGKAPAVGGAEGVASLEIAIKCLQDEPPVAPPVETARRAAG
- the rfaD gene encoding ADP-glyceromanno-heptose 6-epimerase, coding for MLLVTGGAGFIGSNLVAALNDAGRGDVVVCDALGHDGKWRNLAKRQLADVVPPAELTCWLDGRRLDAVFHLGAISETTATDGDLVIETNFRLSLRLLDWCAGTATPFIYASSASTYGDGAQGFRDDQSLAALRALRPMNLYGWSKHLFDMAVVGRAAQGGALPPQWAGLKFFNVFGPNEYHKGSMMSVLTRRFDDVKAGRPVQLFKSHRGGIADGDQRRDFIYVDDVVRVMMWLLATPSVSGLFNVGTGKARSFRDLMTAAYASLGARPNIEYIDMPEQIRGAYQYFTQADVARLQGAGYNGGFTPLEEAVDAYVKGYLDRDDRFR
- a CDS encoding NAD-dependent epimerase, with protein sequence MPDHPILVTGAAGFIGFHVAARLLKQGHRVVGIDSLNDYYDPALKECRLEILRGDSRFRFVKSDLADREATAALFAEHHLSVVLHLAAQAGVRYSLRNPHAYVDSNLTAFANVLEGCRHASCPHLLFASSSSVYGANTKLPFSVHDNVDHPISLYAATKKSNELMAHAYSHLYRVPTTGLRFFTVYGPWYRPDMALYKFADAIVGGQPIKLFNHGNMQRDFTFVDDVVEAVVRLIDRAPQPHASWSGDASDAGTSSAPWRIYNIGNNKPAELMGVVALLEKALGRSAQKELLPMQPGDVQATFADIDDLARDVGFRPSTSLEDGIHRFADWYCRYHRVS
- the rfaE1 gene encoding D-glycero-beta-D-manno-heptose-7-phosphate kinase, producing MIDFDGLSNAFSGQTVLCVGDLMLDEFVYGEISRISPEAPAPVIAVQRSETNVGGAGNVARNIAALGARCIFVGLAGEDDAGARLRDTLSRERLIEPLLISDPARSTTRKVRFVSEHFSTHMLRADWETLAPASGEVEQALIDAILPQLPCADIVLLSDYAKGVLTTRVIRSVIDGARRLGKRVIVDPKSADFGIYRGATLLTPNSKEFTDATGRRADDQASLAKAARDLMRIAECEALLVTQSERGMTLVPGEGEVIHVPAHTVKVRDVTGAGDTVVATLAVSLAAGADWEAALRTASAAAAVAVAKSGTAIVTLAELRRNILPPASLAAEEKIARSAGDLDQHLTAWREQGLRIGFTNGCFDILHPGHVKVLTGARAACDRLIVGLNSDASVKRLKGEGRPIQNERARAEVLAALEAVDLVAIFEEDTPLNLIGRIQPNVLVKGGDYSLEQVVGQELVTARGGEVILIDILQGFSTTSLVKRAGGA
- a CDS encoding SDR family NAD(P)-dependent oxidoreductase, with product MNLRRKFTLRNALIALHDLVAVVAALFVSCYFRFEYSAFTARLPLLIEVLPYFLAVAAIVLYVFHLTTAKWRFFSLLDALNIVKASTLLALVILVFDYVVIAPEFYGAFFLGKKTIILYWLLQILLLAATRSTYRYFRYRRTLVHVKADDATPAIVVGRAADAEILFRSVESGAVKQLRPVGLLSPSPADIGQTIRGVSVLGGVDELEEVIADIAERQEPIKRIIMTPSAFEPDARPEAILAHGRRLGLKVSRLPSLGEGGEIPRLTPVAVEDLLLRPSRTIDYERLEGLIKNKSVVVTGGGGSIGSEICKRVVTFGASRLLIVENSEPALYAIVEELAASSRAAVVEGRVADIRDRERLMRLMNEFKPDIVFHAAALKHVPILERDWDEGVKTNIFGSVNVADAALASGAESMVMISTDKAIEPVSMLGLTKRFAEMYCQALDRDLAVRAAGKVPMRLISVRFGNVLASNGSVVPKFKAQIEAGGPVTVTHPDMVRYFMTIREACDLVITAASHAAMPERHDVSVYVLNMGQPVKIIDLAERMISLSGLQPHRDIEIVFTGVRPGERMNEILFASEEPTIEIGLPGILAAKPNEPPMETIREWIAVLKEAVASDNKLAIRSILKDAVPEFGGQPAQTSPLAPDMPR
- a CDS encoding lysylphosphatidylglycerol synthase transmembrane domain-containing protein; the encoded protein is MRQILLSTAKILISAALLYLALRKVDISDLLSRLGFTSAVWIALAIAATLSQVFASALRWREISADCGASLSVAQAVRYCMIGSFFNQTLPSSIGGDAMRLWLVGRGPAGWRAAAYSVFVDRAIGLVALGLLIAASLPWSLRLINDPQGRLALLFVDLVALAAAGGFLLLGRLHWRWLGRIRAVHHLRTCSVITNRAIFNRERWPKITFLSLLIHFLAVVIAWCVVKAIAAPVLFSEIFLLVPPVMLITMLPISIAGWGVREASMALTFGYAGLATGEGVNVSLLYGAVFLVVGALGGLVWIFSAERSRKGSIAVESTE
- a CDS encoding DegT/DnrJ/EryC1/StrS family aminotransferase — protein: MQQHMPSPAISFIDIAEQRRRLGKKIDDAIAGVLTHCQFINGPEVARLEADLAAFSGAKHVVACASGTDALLMVLLAKKVGPGDAVICPTFTFCATGEVVALLGATPVFVDVDETTFNIDIASLKNGIAVARSQGLRPRAIIPVDLFGQPADHDAVAAVAAAEGLFVLDDAAQGFGASYKGQRLGRFGLATATSFFPAKPLGCYGDGGAIFTDDTDLAETLRSVRVHGQGADKYDNVRLGLTGRIDTMQAAVLIEKLKIFPEEIAARDAVARRYNEGLGQVAIVPRVAPDRTSVWAQYTIRAPNGRRDALASALKAQGIPTAIYYLRSLHQQTAYRSFPVAGGGLAVSERLSTEVISLPMHPYLDESTQGRIIEAVRAALAS